The sequence CTGCAAAATTAATCAAAGACTTTAGAAAAAAAGAAGAAAAGCCGGCTTTAAAATCTGCTTTTGTACAAGAAACTTTCTATGTTGGTGACAACAATCTAGATGCTTTAGTAAGCATTAAGTCTAGAGAAGAAATGATCGGTGAAATCATCGGATTACTTCAGTCTCCAATTCAAAGAGTTGTTTCTGCTCTTCAAAACAAATCTGAAACAGTAGAAGCTAAAGCTGAAGAAGCTGTTGCACCTGCTGTAGAAGAAACTCCTGCTGAGGCAGCTCCAGAAGCTCCTGCTGCAGAAAGCACTGAGGAAACTCCAGCTGCTGAATAATTACTCTCAAAAAATTAAATAAATAATCAACAAAAACATTACAACAATGTCAGATTTAAAAAATTTAGCTGAAACGCTAGTAAACTTAACAGTAAAAGACGTAAATGAATTAGCTACTATCCTTAAGGATGAGTACGGAATCGAGCCAGCTGCTGCTGCAGTTGTTATGGCTGGTCCTGGTGCTGAAGCTGCTGAAGAAAAAACAGAATTCGATGTAATTCTTAAAGCTGCTGGTGCTTCTAAATTGGCTATCGTTAAATTAGTAAAAGATTTAACTGGTGCTGGTCTTAAAGAAGCTAAAGATATCGTAGATGGAGCTCCTGCTGCAATCAAAACTGGTATCTCTAAAGACGAAGCTGAAGCTCTTAAGAAGCAATTAGAAGAAGCTGGTGCTGAAGTAGAATTGAAATAATTTTCAATTTTTAAATATAAGGAAGCGATAAACTTAGTTTATCGCTTTTTTTTTGTACTATTTCTGGAATTCCCAACAGCTAACAGAGTTGTATTGATGGTTAACTTCTGACCGTCTTAATGGATTGTTTTAAGCCTTAGAAATAGCAAAAAGGTTAAATTTTTGCCGCTTCTTTTACTCTTCAATTAATAAATTTTAAAACATAAATTTTTATGTTAAATTTACTATTGTTGATATATATCATTTTTAGGATTTCTTAACATACTGATTTTGAACTAAAACACATAGTTTTTCTATTTTTGCAAAACAGTAGGTATTTTGAATAGTGATGGTTTACATATATGCATAAGTTCTAAGAACTTTAGTGGTGAAAGTTTTAAATTTTTGCTGCGTTTTCTTGGATTCATTATTTTCCTATTTCAGTTTCAGTTTTTAAATGCACAAGAGTCTTCAAAAGAAGAACACACAGATACAGCATTCATTTTTGTAGACCGAAATGTAGTTGTATTTTCTAAAGATGAAAGCTTCAACAAAAAGCTCAGATATAAAGAAGCAGCCTTATCAGAAAAAGATTTTGAAAAATCACATTCAATTGCACAAAATTCTTCTAGTAAGAATAAGCAAGCTGTACAATATGATCTTACGGAAGAAGTCAGATTGACACAAGAAAAAAAGAAGCAAACAACTCTTGAAGAGGTTAAACTAGAAATTGAAAAATTCGAAAGCAAAAATAAATCTTCTTTAATCAAAGAATTTTACCCGCCACAATCTTCAGATAAATTTTCTGGTTCTAAGTCTAATACTAAAGATTATATTGCTCCCAAACCTTCTAATCAGAATGTTTGTAAACAAGTATGTTTTTCAGAATTTTTTTTAATCAAGAAAGCGTTGGGCTTTCTGCATACCCAAAAATTCTTTTATTATAACAATAAATCATTTGACGGTTGTTTTTCTCAAGTTTTCTCAGTAAGGCCACCGCCACCAGTTTTTGCATAAACTATTTTTAAACTGCTTTTTAGAGAAGACGGTTTATATCTACTTATTATCAATTTTAATTAAATTTTATCAATGACAAAATATGCTTTATTTTGTGCAATACTTATAGGCGCAACATTATTCGCACAGGTGGGAATTAATACTACTAGTCCACAATCCACATTAGATGTTAATGGCAACATTACTTTAAGAAACGAACTTCGTGTAGGCGGTACGAAAGACGTAAATGGTAATCCGGGTACAAATAATCAGATTTTAGTTTCACAAGGTGACAATACTACACCAATATGGAAAACTTCCAAACTTGGTTTTTATGAACTGAACGAATACAGAATAACAGATTCTAACGCTACGGCCGATGAAGTAGGAATCAATTTCGGAAATACAAGTGCAGGTGATGGAATTACCACAAGTGCTGTTGGAGAAAGCATTACTTCTGCAACGCCTGTTTGGTCAGAGATTCCCGGCTTGGCATCTAGCTTTAATGTGGCGAATCCGGTAAACAGAACAAACTTTTTGTTCCAGACAGGCCTAGAAATGTCTAACATTGGAGCAGGTACAGGTAAATATGTGCGTTTTGCTTGCGGCATATTTATAGACGATACACTGAGAGCAATAAGAGCCGATCAGATCAATGGTATTAACAATAAAGGCCAAAAAAACCAATCAATTTTTACCTTAAACTATACCGTAGATAATTTATCGGCTGGTAACCATACAGTGAAGGTAGCTTGTAGAAGAATTACATCAAGTGATACAGGTTTTCATTTTGCAATTGGCAGAACAACAACAGATGGTACTCAGGTTGCCAACAATTTTATGCTTAAATCTGTTCTCAAATTTGATGTAAGTGAACAAGTTAAAATAATTTATTAAAAGTCATGCAAACAAAAAATAATATATTCCTTCTTCTTTTGTTGGTTCTAGGTGGTTTTGCAAATTCACAGATAGGTATCAACACAGAAACTCCAAACGCAACGCTAGATGTACAGGGTAATTTAAGTGTAAGAAACAGAATCTTTTTAGGGGGAACAGATTTGGCAAATGGTTCTCTGGGTGATGTTGGTACAGTTTTGGTCTCGCAGGGAGCAAACAATCCTCCGGTTTGGAAGCTGATAAGAAGACCAGATTTTAATCCTTTCTTGTACACCATCTTTAATAATGCAGCAGCAGAAACACAAAACGGTATTATCTTCGGTACTGCAGCCAGTGGGTTTCAACTGTATGCTTTAGACCAGACTTTAAGTAGTTTTGCAGGAACTCAGATAACAGAGCTACAACGTGATTTTCAGATTGATAACCCACAGAATATAACGTTTTTGTCATTCGAAACGATAGCTCATTTAGAATCTACCATTCAGTACAGTGCAGCAGACTTTTCGTGCGGTATTTTTGTTGATGATTTATTAAAAGGTATAAGAGTGTATACTGTCGATCAATCAGGAACAGCAGTAACCCCCTTCTTTACATTTGATTTACTAGCTTCTGCAAATAATTTGTCGGTTGGAAATCATACCGCCAAAGTTGCTTGTAAAAAACGAGGAAACATCAACGGCTTTTCTGGCCAGCTCGGAATTGGCAGGGCTGTAAGTGGAAATTTGAATAATTTTATGACAAAATCATCACTGGTAGTAGAAACCTATGAAAAACCTAGTACGAGCAATACTGTACCGGTTTATAATCCTTAATCAATTTTATTAAAATGAAAAAATATATTTTAATTCTTCTTTTTGCAATACAATCGGGTTTGTTTTTTGCACAGACAGGAAACGTGGGGGTCGCAACAGTAAATCCGCGAACAAATCTTGATGTAAATGGAACAACAAATGTTAATAATGAAATTAATTTGGGAGGATCAGATTCAGCTGTCGGAAGTCCGGGGACTGTAGGAGACCTCGTTTCTGCAAATGGTGCTACAAACCCTCAATGGAAAAAATTTGATTTGCCAAATGGCTATTTAGATGGTCTGATACTTACTGCATCTTATCTGAAGTCTACCAACGTAGGAGCCTCATTTAATGGAACCGGGAGTAATGGTGTCTCTTACAACGAAAATCAGGCACTGCCGGCTGATTGGATAGAGATTACCGGAGTAAGTGAGACTTCATTTAGAATCAATAAAACAACCAATATTGTCAATATTTTTGTACAGACCGTAGCACAGGTAACGGGCGCTAATGCTACAGGATCGTTCGGGTGTGGTATTTATATAGATAATCAATTGAGATTTACAAGAACAGGAATTGTTACAGGCGCTACAGGTTCTTATAAAATTTTAACACTGAATGCATCTATTCCTGATTTACCTGTGGGTATCCACAGTTATAAATTTGCCTGTGCTCAGCGTAATGTTCCTGTTGGAAGTGTACTAACAGTAGGGCAGGCACAGACTGGTGTAGTTAATACTTTGAGTGCTACTATGGCAGGTACCTCATCTTCCTTGAAGATTTTGGAACCAATACAATAATTTTTTTACAATTACATTTAATAAATGCTGTTTCAGAAATGAGACAGCATTTATTTTTTAAGTAAATATTTATTTATTATTCTTTATTGTGTGAAATTAAATATTATGTTAAATGATATTTTTTAGATAATTGACAAAGAAACAATTGATTAGTTAAATATAATGATTATATTTGCGCAAACAAATGATATAATTGAAAAAGAAACTAACAAGCTTTAGCTGTGCTAAAAAATATTCGAACCTTAATAAAGGCTTTGGATATTTTTGCGGTTTATGTGTCTTGTTATTTTTTTCTTTTAATAGTTTATTGAATGCACAAGTAGGCATTGGGAATCCCGCTCAGTCTGCGATTATTCTTAAAAATGGGGCTGCGATTTATTCTACAGATGCCAACTTTAATCAGCAAATAAATTCAGACAAGATTTCCTTAAAAAACACAGAAGTTTTTTATGAAAGTGAGAATGGTGATGAAGTAATATGGGTAGCTGCTTCAGAAAAAAGTATTGAATCCGAAAAAAAAGATCTCAAAACTCAGGTAAAAATTGCTGAAAACAACAAGAAGAAAGAGGCGCTAAAAAAACTAAAAAAGCAGGTTTCTGATTATGAATCTCAAAAAGAAAAATTCGAATCAGAGAAAATAAAGACTTTTCCGTCTTCTGAAGAATTCATTTCATCTACTCACGTCAACACAGATTATGTAGTCCCGAGCTACCATCAGCATAAATTATCTAAAATTTATAGTGCAGAAAATCAGTATATAATTAAGCTGGCTTTAGATTTTTTATACCCTAAAGAATATACTTATTACAATAACAAACCTTTAGATTTCTGTTTTTCTGAAGTCTTTTCTGTAAGGCCACCACCATTTTTTATATAATTTTTCTAATCAGGTAATTAAAAAGAGGATTGTTTATTTATAATTTCTCTTGTAAACACCTGAAATATTGAATTCTTATATAAAAAAAATTAAAATGAAAAAAAATATATTCAAGTATGTCCTTGTGCCTACAATGATTTTGTGTGCATTTGGAATTAACTTTTTTAAAGCTCAGAATTGGACGACAGTCTGGACTGAGAATTTCAACGGGCTTTCTTACAGTTCGTCTTACAATAACGGTGTTACAGGATATTGGAATAATAGTGCCAACCCGCCACAAAATAGTCAGATAAATGGCGCTTTTGAAGCTAACCCAGCTAATAATATTGTTGCAGGTACAACACAAGTACCTTCCGATGCAGCGGGTGGGAGATTTCTGATGTTTTGGACACAAGGTGGGGTCGCTATACCAGCTTCAGAAAATGTGTTTTTCAAAAAAACTATGACTGTAGTGCCTGGGAAAACATATAGAATAAATTACCGTTTTGCAACATTAGGAGCCGTTCCTGGTACTGCTACAAATAGGGCAAACGCCACATTCAGGGTTTCACCACAAGGCAATACGACATCATTTTATACCTCGGGAATGGTTGTTGCGGATGTGAATGCGTGGAAAAATGTTCAGTATGAATTTACGGTTCCTTCGTCAG comes from Chryseobacterium sp. 3008163 and encodes:
- the rplL gene encoding 50S ribosomal protein L7/L12; the encoded protein is MSDLKNLAETLVNLTVKDVNELATILKDEYGIEPAAAAVVMAGPGAEAAEEKTEFDVILKAAGASKLAIVKLVKDLTGAGLKEAKDIVDGAPAAIKTGISKDEAEALKKQLEEAGAEVELK
- the rplJ gene encoding 50S ribosomal protein L10, whose protein sequence is MTKDQKVVAIQEIKDLLQDAKVVYVADLDGLNAAKSSDFRRQAFKQNIKVKVVKNTLLQKAMEQIEGVDYSEMFETFKGNTALMIAETANAPAKLIKDFRKKEEKPALKSAFVQETFYVGDNNLDALVSIKSREEMIGEIIGLLQSPIQRVVSALQNKSETVEAKAEEAVAPAVEETPAEAAPEAPAAESTEETPAAE